In Gadus chalcogrammus isolate NIFS_2021 chromosome 23, NIFS_Gcha_1.0, whole genome shotgun sequence, a genomic segment contains:
- the LOC130377624 gene encoding ubiquitin carboxyl-terminal hydrolase 37-like: MGDVEEQTNIPESQSPRAPRDHAEPTQERWRPRLSGLLHPGSPSPQLLLQQIPLAETGPSSGGRHPSLVASSPGRPPPPRLTEQQLGFLGLPNLAQSCYLNSTLQSLLTVRVFSQEMEQMKWAWSLAPSAQLLREFVAIGTSRCSDNNGHKMAVLSSFKKRVSLQSPEFQDGGQKDAHEFLTAVLDQLRGLSLLLKPAALGMVGRTYSCPVEAHLLFNMLRTRTCKGCEGQSSSMEVFTNLSLDLEPGGSVSQALDRYLTESSLKYACQCGGNTSGTQTCFLTLPNVLVLHLKCFRFTLTGRIEKVEDEVLLSRNLGLSIGTGEVHTGECTEPHRCPGYIRTLHQ; the protein is encoded by the exons ATGGG GGATGTTGAGGAGCAGACCAACATCCCAGAGTCCCAGAGTCCCAGAGCCCCCCGAGACCACGCTGAGCCCACCCAGGAGCGATGGAGGCCCAGACTCAGTGGTCTCCTCCACCCAGGCAGCCCCAGCCCTCAGCTCCTGCTGCAGCAGATTCCCCTCGCCGAG ACGGGGCCCTCGTCCGGGGGCCGTCATCCCAGTCTGGTGGCCTCCTCACCAGGCAGACCGCCCCCCCCTCGCCTCACAGAGCAGCAGCTGGGCTTCCTGGG gcTCCCCAACCTGGCACAGAGCTGCTATTTAAACTCCACCCTGCAGAGTCTCCTGACCGTGAGGGTCTTCAGTCAGGAGATGGAGCAGATGAAGTGGGCTTGGAGCTTAGCCCCCTCTGCACAGCtgctcag GGAGTTTGTGGCCATCGGGACATCACGTTGCTCCGACAACAATGGCCACAAGATGGCAGTGCTGAGTTCGTTTAAGAAGAGGGTTTCGCTGCAGTCCCCAGAGTTCCAGGACGGTGGACAAAAa gacgcCCATGAGTTCCTGACCGCTGTGCTGGACCAGTTGAGGGGTCTGTCCCTCCTGCTAAAGCCAGCCGCTCTGGGCATGGTGGGAAGGACCTACTCCTGCCCCGTGGAGGCTCACCTGCTCTTCAACATGTTGAGAACCAGGACCTGCAAGGG ATGTGAGGGCCAGTCCTCGTCCATGGAGGTCTTCACCAACCTGTCCCTGGACCTGGAGCCTGGAGGCTCGGTGAGCCAGGCCCTGGACAGATACCTCACG GAGAGCTCTCTGAAGTACGCCTGCCAGTGCGGAGGAAATACATCTGGCACCCAGACCTGCTTCCTGACCCTACCTAA CGTTCTGGTCCTCCACCTGAAATGCTTCCGCTTCACCCTCACTGGGAGGATAGAGAAGGTGGAGGATGAAGTCCTCCTGTCCAGAAACCTGGGACTCAGCATTGGGACAG GAGAAGTACACACTGGTGAGTGTACTGAGCCACATCGGTGCCCGGGCTACATCag GACATTACATCAGTGA
- the LOC130377057 gene encoding CD209 antigen-like protein B, which translates to MMGFELDDSLKTYNPDKESHRSVLWLKERPFRAAAVCLGVLCVVLLTGIIIVAGQHNHAAVEQPTPSCNLIGEQVQLGTRCNLTDLRREQTRNKNVTKERDQLRITCTNLIQEQGQLQTRYMNLTEERDKLKTSIMQRIQERDQLQTSTNNLTQERDHLLTINKCLTKEGFQLKTSNNNLTQERDLLGTSNKYLNKEMNQLQTINNNLTQERDLLQTSNNNLSEEMYQLQTINNNLTQERDLLQTSNKNLTEAMYQLQTINNNLTQERDLLQTSKKNLTEAMYQLQTINNNVTLERDQLKELQSLSDGGGCLAGWQPHGGSCYFLSAEKKSWMASRQDCQDKGADLVVIHSEEEQNFINNFCCAVWIGLTDRGSESKWKWVDGSTRKLSLWNPGEPNNAGNEDCAELIPESKTWNDISCTWQRHWACKSVKRNSQPEIKTSMK; encoded by the exons ATGATGGGCTTTGAACTTGATGACAGCTTAAAGACATATAATCCAGACAAAGAAAGTCACCGGTCTG TCCTGTGGTTAAAAGAGAGACCCTTCAGAGCGGCTGCAGTCTGTCTTGGCGTGTTATGTGTTGTACTTCTGACTGGGATCATCATCGTAGCCGGCCAAC ATAACCATGCGGCAGTGGAACAACCTACCCCTAGCTGTAACCTGATTGGAGAGCAAGTCCAGCTAGGGACCAGATGCAACCTGACTGATTTGAGACGTGAACAGACAAGGAATAAAAATGTGACtaaggagagagaccagctaaGGATTACTTGCACCAACCTGATCCAAGAGCAAGGCCAGCTTCAAACGAGATACATGAACCTGactgaggagagagacaagTTAAAGACAAGTATCATGCAACGGATTCAAGAAAGAGACCAGTTACAGACAAGCACCAACAACCTAACTCAAGAAAGAGACCATCTACTGACAATTAACAAATGCCTTACTAAGGAAGGGTTCCAGTTAAAGACCAGTAACAATAACCTGACTCAAGAGAGAGACCTCCTCGGAACCAGTAACAAATACCTGAATAAGGAAATGAACCAGTTACAGACCATTAACAATAACCTGACTCAAGAGAGAGACCTCCTACAGACCAGTAACAATAACCTGTCTGAGGAAATGTACCAGTTGCAGACCATTAACAATAACCTGACTCAAGAGAGAGACCTCCTACAAACCAGTAACAAAAACCTGACTGAGGCAATGTACCAGTTGCAGACCATAAACAATAACCTGACTCAAGAGAGAGACCTCCTACAAACCAGTAAAAAAAACCTGACTGAGGCAATGTACCAGTTGCAGACCATTAACAACAACGTGACcctggagagagaccagctgaAAGAGCTCCAAAGCTTGAGTGACGGGG gAGGTTGTTTGGCGGGATGGCAGCCTCATGGTGGCAGTTGCTACTTTCTCTCTGCTGAAAAGAAATCTTGGATGGCCAGCCGGCAGGACTGCCAGGATAAAGGTGCTGATCTGGTCGTCATCCACAGCGAGGAGGAACAG AATTTCATCAACAATTTCTGTTGTGCCGTCTGGATTGGTCTGACTGATAGGGGATCCGAATCAAAGTGGAAGTGGGTAGATGGATCAACCAGGAAACTGAG TTTATGGAATCCTGGTGAACCCAACAATGCGGGAAATGAAGACTGTGCAGAGTTGATACCAGAGTCAAAAACCTGGAACGATATTTCTTGTACCTGGCAAAGACACTGGGCTTGCAAGTCTGTCAAAAGAAATTCACAACCAGAGATCAAAACTTCTATGAAATGA